The following proteins are encoded in a genomic region of Streptomyces collinus Tu 365:
- a CDS encoding DUF4142 domain-containing protein, with amino-acid sequence MRPRPPVKGRGIFNGTGLIIAALAATAAALLFPLWSYADRPDAAGANVLSDPTVTTPYGPLSAQDRDFVTKVRLAGLWELPAGELAETRGSTQAVRDAGHHLVNGHTTLDAHDRTVASQLGIPLPNQPNDQQRQWLATLRAARGQEFDRRFADILRLAHGRVFSLVAQVRAGTQNSLVRDLADDANATVLDHIKVLEATGYVDFSALARDLATPPSAVPTPPVVDPGSAVPVEPSPS; translated from the coding sequence ATGCGACCGCGACCCCCCGTCAAGGGCCGAGGCATCTTCAACGGAACCGGGCTCATCATCGCGGCCCTCGCGGCGACCGCCGCGGCGCTGCTCTTCCCCCTCTGGTCGTACGCCGACCGGCCGGACGCGGCCGGCGCGAACGTCCTGAGCGACCCCACCGTGACGACCCCGTACGGCCCGCTGTCCGCGCAGGACCGGGACTTCGTCACCAAGGTCAGGCTGGCCGGCCTGTGGGAGCTGCCCGCCGGCGAGCTCGCGGAGACCAGGGGGAGCACCCAGGCCGTGCGGGACGCCGGCCACCACCTGGTGAACGGGCACACCACCCTCGACGCGCACGACCGCACCGTCGCCTCCCAGCTCGGCATCCCCCTGCCGAACCAGCCCAACGACCAGCAGCGGCAGTGGCTCGCCACGTTGCGCGCCGCCAGGGGCCAGGAGTTCGACCGGCGGTTCGCGGACATCCTGCGCCTCGCGCACGGCCGGGTGTTCTCGCTCGTCGCCCAGGTCCGCGCCGGTACCCAGAACTCGCTGGTCCGCGACCTGGCCGACGACGCCAACGCGACCGTGCTGGACCACATCAAGGTGCTGGAGGCGACCGGGTACGTCGACTTCTCCGCACTGGCCCGGGACCTCGCCACGCCCCCGTCCGCCGTGCCCACGCCCCCGGTCGTCGACCCCGGCTCCGCGGTCCCGGTCGAGCCCTCGCCGTCCTGA
- a CDS encoding DUF692 domain-containing protein, with amino-acid sequence MRRLGTGIGWRPEIADAVERMPGVEWVEVVAENICPGHLPEPLLRLRERGVTVIPHGVSLGLGGADRPDQDRLTALAERAEALGAPLVTEHIAFVRAGGALTASPHLEAGHLLPVPRTRDALDVLCENVRIAQEALPVPLALENIAALFSWPGEELTEGQFLAELVERTGVRLLIDVANLHTNHVNRGEDPAEALAALPLDALAYVHVAGGVERDGVWHDSHAHPVPRPVLDILTGLAARVTPPGVLLERDDDFPAPAALERELETIRGAVSRGSSLAGPLPAAPPAPAGATTPAPCAGPPSPAALTTTCAVGAAVADGTAAEVTAGAGAGAVDVLAAAGARQRLGVGQAAVLSALVAGTPVPEGFDRVRLGVQARALTAKRAGVVAKVAPELPVILGEGYREAFLAYARVRPMTGGYRRDALDFAGHLLKVGRPADARARRELRRWWLDRSGPAPRPRGLAARARVLLRRG; translated from the coding sequence ATGCGGCGACTGGGCACGGGGATCGGCTGGCGGCCGGAGATCGCGGACGCCGTGGAGCGCATGCCGGGCGTCGAGTGGGTGGAGGTGGTCGCGGAGAACATCTGCCCCGGACACCTCCCGGAGCCGCTGCTGCGGCTGCGCGAGCGGGGGGTGACCGTGATCCCGCACGGCGTCTCCCTGGGCCTCGGCGGCGCCGACCGGCCCGACCAGGACCGGCTGACGGCGCTCGCCGAGCGCGCGGAGGCGCTCGGCGCCCCGCTGGTCACCGAGCACATCGCGTTCGTACGGGCGGGCGGCGCGCTCACCGCCTCCCCGCACCTGGAGGCGGGCCACCTGCTGCCCGTGCCCCGCACCCGGGACGCGCTCGACGTGCTCTGCGAGAACGTGCGGATCGCGCAGGAGGCGCTGCCGGTGCCGCTGGCCCTGGAGAACATCGCCGCCCTGTTCTCCTGGCCGGGCGAGGAGCTGACCGAGGGGCAGTTCCTGGCCGAGCTGGTCGAGCGGACGGGCGTACGGCTGCTCATCGACGTGGCCAACCTGCACACCAACCACGTCAACCGGGGCGAGGACCCGGCCGAGGCGCTCGCCGCGCTGCCCCTGGACGCGCTCGCCTACGTGCATGTCGCGGGCGGCGTCGAACGTGACGGCGTCTGGCACGACAGCCACGCGCACCCCGTGCCGCGCCCGGTCCTCGACATCCTCACCGGCCTCGCGGCCCGGGTGACGCCCCCCGGCGTCCTGCTGGAGCGCGACGACGACTTCCCCGCACCGGCGGCGCTGGAGCGGGAGCTGGAGACGATCCGGGGGGCCGTGTCGAGGGGCTCCTCCCTGGCCGGGCCACTCCCGGCCGCGCCGCCGGCCCCCGCCGGGGCGACCACACCCGCGCCCTGCGCCGGGCCCCCCTCTCCCGCGGCGCTCACGACCACGTGCGCGGTGGGGGCGGCCGTCGCCGACGGTACCGCCGCCGAGGTCACGGCGGGGGCCGGAGCCGGCGCCGTCGACGTACTGGCTGCGGCGGGTGCCCGGCAGCGGCTCGGGGTCGGCCAGGCGGCCGTGCTGTCCGCCCTGGTGGCCGGGACACCGGTGCCGGAGGGGTTCGACCGGGTGCGCCTCGGGGTGCAGGCGCGGGCGCTCACCGCGAAGCGGGCGGGCGTGGTGGCGAAGGTCGCCCCCGAGCTGCCGGTGATCCTCGGCGAGGGCTACCGGGAGGCGTTCCTCGCCTACGCGCGGGTCCGCCCGATGACCGGCGGGTACCGGCGGGACGCACTGGACTTCGCCGGCCACCTGCTGAAGGTCGGCAGGCCCGCGGACGCGCGGGCCCGGCGGGAGCTGCGCCGGTGGTGGCTGGACCGCTCGGGGCCCGCCCCCCGGCCCCGTGGCCTGGCGGCCCGGGCACGGGTGCTGCTGCGGCGGGGCTGA
- a CDS encoding aminoacyl-tRNA hydrolase has product MSRVPTSPGDSPFQTERHSRDEAPQFVLPLVVRIERSAPPARTDALETAARAVLLLLGDARAAGDGEWAAAVRDWEDARIRKVVRRARGAEWRRAEALPGITVTGKSAEVRVFPPVPLDGWPKDLAKLQVSGTELDDPEPPAGPDRAQPVLWLNPDLDMSAGKAMAQAGHGAQLAWWALSGEQRTAWREAGFPLAVRTADPADWAGLTGGGLPVVRDAGFTEIAPGSCTVVADHPALR; this is encoded by the coding sequence GTGAGCCGAGTTCCCACGTCCCCGGGCGACAGCCCCTTCCAGACCGAGCGCCACTCCCGCGACGAGGCGCCGCAGTTCGTGCTGCCCCTCGTGGTGCGGATCGAGCGGAGCGCCCCGCCGGCCCGTACCGACGCGCTGGAGACGGCCGCCCGGGCCGTGCTCCTGCTGCTCGGCGACGCGCGCGCCGCCGGCGACGGCGAGTGGGCCGCCGCCGTGCGGGACTGGGAGGACGCCCGGATCCGCAAGGTGGTGCGGCGGGCCAGGGGCGCCGAGTGGCGGCGGGCCGAGGCGCTGCCCGGGATCACGGTGACCGGGAAGTCGGCCGAGGTGCGGGTCTTCCCGCCGGTGCCGCTGGACGGCTGGCCCAAGGACCTGGCGAAGCTCCAGGTGTCGGGCACCGAGCTGGACGACCCCGAACCGCCCGCCGGGCCCGACCGGGCACAGCCCGTGCTGTGGCTGAACCCGGACCTGGACATGTCCGCCGGCAAGGCGATGGCGCAGGCGGGCCACGGCGCCCAGCTCGCCTGGTGGGCGCTGTCCGGCGAGCAGCGCACCGCCTGGCGCGAGGCGGGCTTCCCGCTGGCCGTACGGACCGCCGACCCTGCCGACTGGGCCGGGCTGACGGGCGGCGGACTGCCCGTGGTCCGGGACGCGGGCTTCACGGAGATCGCGCCCGGCTCCTGCACCGTGGTCGCCGACCACCCCGCGCTGCGGTAG
- a CDS encoding polysaccharide deacetylase family protein, with translation MIAPVRRLRHVRRATAVCALGAALAACGSAGTSGPARPAHARPAASASPSASHPAVLTPGPGGLTPVFEHGPRDRGKTVALTFDADMTADQGPRAASGEHFDNPDLIGTLRTLKVPATVFMTGRWADQYPAQARSLGHDPQFEVANHSYSHYAFTSDCYGLPTVGAGRMRQDVERAYASLRKAGVPHPLPYFRFPGGCYDRQALRALSAVGVTAVQWDVVSGDAFATDADAVRRQVLDGVKPGSVVVMHCTRSAAPTTERVVRAVVPELRKQGYRFVKVSELIAETNGHR, from the coding sequence GTGATTGCACCAGTACGCCGTCTCCGCCATGTACGCCGTGCCACCGCCGTCTGCGCGCTCGGCGCGGCCCTCGCCGCCTGCGGCAGCGCGGGCACCTCCGGCCCGGCGCGGCCCGCCCACGCCAGGCCCGCCGCCTCCGCCTCCCCGTCCGCCTCGCACCCCGCGGTGCTCACCCCGGGCCCGGGCGGTCTGACGCCGGTCTTCGAGCACGGTCCGCGCGACCGCGGCAAGACCGTCGCGCTGACCTTCGACGCCGACATGACCGCCGACCAGGGCCCACGGGCCGCCTCGGGCGAGCACTTCGACAACCCGGACCTCATCGGCACCCTGCGCACCCTGAAGGTGCCGGCCACCGTCTTCATGACCGGCCGGTGGGCCGACCAGTACCCGGCGCAGGCCCGCTCCCTCGGCCACGACCCGCAGTTCGAGGTCGCCAACCACTCCTACAGCCACTACGCGTTCACCAGCGACTGCTACGGCCTGCCGACCGTCGGCGCCGGCCGCATGCGCCAGGACGTCGAACGCGCCTACGCCTCCCTGCGCAAGGCGGGCGTGCCGCACCCGCTGCCGTACTTCCGCTTCCCCGGCGGCTGCTACGACCGCCAGGCGCTGCGCGCGCTCAGCGCGGTCGGCGTCACCGCCGTGCAGTGGGACGTGGTGAGCGGCGACGCCTTCGCCACGGACGCCGACGCGGTCCGGCGGCAGGTGCTGGACGGCGTGAAACCCGGCTCGGTCGTCGTCATGCACTGCACCCGCAGCGCCGCCCCGACCACCGAGCGGGTGGTCCGCGCGGTCGTCCCGGAACTGCGCAAGCAGGGCTACCGCTTCGTGAAGGTCTCCGAGCTGATCGCCGAGACGAACGGCCACCGGTGA
- a CDS encoding YbhB/YbcL family Raf kinase inhibitor-like protein yields MRMSLTAAAATVITLAATAVVTACGNDGGPAAAPPAARPAGSPAAPHRLTVTSSAYRDGGTVPRRFTCDGDDVSPPLALGAVPDRTASLAFVLRDPDAPHGTFTHWLAWDIAPGTARLSAGERPPGATQGRNGFGRTGYGGPCPPRGDRPHRYVLTVYAANRAPRLAPGATEADLLRALSGHTLATGTLTGRYGRR; encoded by the coding sequence ATGCGCATGAGCCTGACGGCCGCGGCGGCCACCGTGATCACCCTGGCCGCGACGGCCGTCGTGACGGCGTGCGGGAACGACGGCGGCCCGGCCGCGGCCCCGCCCGCCGCCCGGCCCGCCGGCTCCCCCGCCGCGCCCCACCGGCTCACGGTGACGAGTTCCGCCTACCGGGACGGCGGCACGGTCCCGCGGCGCTTCACCTGCGACGGCGACGACGTCTCCCCGCCGCTCGCCCTGGGCGCCGTACCGGATCGCACCGCTTCCCTGGCGTTCGTGCTGCGTGACCCGGACGCCCCGCACGGCACCTTCACGCACTGGCTGGCCTGGGACATCGCCCCGGGGACCGCCCGGCTCTCCGCCGGCGAGCGGCCGCCGGGGGCGACGCAGGGCCGCAACGGCTTCGGGCGGACGGGCTACGGCGGCCCCTGTCCGCCCCGCGGCGACCGGCCGCACCGCTACGTCCTCACGGTGTACGCCGCCAACCGGGCTCCCCGCCTCGCCCCGGGCGCCACCGAGGCCGACCTGCTGCGCGCCCTGTCCGGGCACACCCTGGCCACCGGCACCCTCACCGGCCGCTACGGACGCCGCTGA
- a CDS encoding slipin family protein produces MLQDVVGAVVAFVCVGLVYLAMAARVVKQYEQGVLFRLGRVAGEVRQPGLTLVIPFVDRLHKINMQIVTLPIPAQEGITRDNVTVRVDAVVYFRVVDAASALVKVEDYKFAVSQMAQTSLRSIIGKSDLDDLLSNREKLNQGLELMIDSPAVGWGVQVDRVEIKDVSLPDAMKRSMARQAEADRERRARIINADAELQASRKLAEAAEQMSGTPAALQLRLLQTVMAVSAEKNSTLVLPIPVELLHFLERGAQQPAPLTGKEAPDG; encoded by the coding sequence ATGCTCCAGGACGTGGTGGGAGCGGTCGTGGCGTTCGTCTGCGTCGGTCTCGTGTACCTCGCGATGGCGGCGCGGGTGGTCAAGCAGTACGAGCAGGGCGTGCTGTTCCGGCTCGGACGGGTCGCGGGCGAGGTACGGCAGCCGGGCCTGACGCTGGTGATCCCGTTCGTGGACCGGCTGCACAAGATCAACATGCAGATCGTGACGCTGCCGATCCCCGCCCAGGAGGGCATCACCCGGGACAACGTCACCGTGCGCGTGGACGCGGTCGTCTACTTCCGGGTCGTCGACGCGGCGAGCGCGCTGGTGAAGGTCGAGGACTACAAGTTCGCGGTCTCCCAGATGGCGCAGACCTCGCTGCGCTCGATCATCGGCAAGAGCGACCTGGACGACCTGCTCTCCAACCGGGAGAAGCTCAACCAGGGCCTGGAGCTGATGATCGACAGTCCGGCCGTGGGCTGGGGTGTGCAGGTCGACCGGGTGGAGATCAAGGACGTGTCCCTGCCGGACGCGATGAAGCGGTCGATGGCCCGGCAGGCCGAGGCCGACCGGGAGCGCCGGGCCCGGATCATCAACGCCGACGCGGAGCTGCAGGCATCCAGGAAGCTCGCCGAGGCTGCGGAGCAGATGTCCGGTACGCCCGCCGCGCTGCAACTGCGGCTGCTGCAGACGGTGATGGCGGTGTCCGCCGAGAAGAACTCCACCCTGGTGCTGCCCATCCCGGTGGAGTTGCTGCACTTCCTGGAGCGGGGGGCGCAGCAGCCCGCGCCGCTCACCGGGAAAGAGGCGCCGGACGGCTAG
- a CDS encoding SulP family inorganic anion transporter produces MNSTPPTSPTPPTSPTPPTPSGSPDSPASPGLISRLPHLRRDFAASLVVFLVALPLCVGVAVASGVPAELGLVTGIVGGIVTGLMRGSSLQVSGPAAGLTVLVFEAVKEFGLPSLGVIVLSCGLLQILMGALRLGRYFRAISVSVVEGMLAGIGLVLIAGQLYPALAAKAPDSGLGKLAGLPGALLDALGDGAALASLALCAGTVAVLLLWRLAPARVRTVPGPLAAVGLATAAVAGLGLPVATVEVRGLLDSVQPPPLSAFGGLAGAGLLGTIVAFTLIASAESLFSAAAVDRLHDGPRTRYDQELVAQGAGNTLCGLLGALPMTAVIVRSAANVQAGARTKASRVLHGVWLLLFAALLPDVLALIPVPALAGILIHSGAKLVPARALAALWREQRGEAVVLTVTALSIVAVSMFEGVLIGLALAVVKTAWEASHLRLEVVDKGAGPIEARLSGNATFLRLPRILDSLESLPQDRPVRLDLSGLHHLDHACRTALENWAARHSTPGTVPVQVTAPAPRAAPAGTPAA; encoded by the coding sequence ATGAACAGCACACCTCCCACTTCCCCCACACCTCCCACTTCCCCCACACCCCCCACTCCCTCCGGCTCCCCGGACTCCCCCGCCTCCCCGGGGCTCATATCCCGGCTCCCCCATCTGCGGCGGGACTTCGCCGCCTCCCTCGTCGTCTTCCTGGTCGCGCTCCCGCTGTGCGTGGGCGTGGCCGTCGCCTCGGGGGTGCCGGCCGAACTCGGCCTGGTCACCGGCATCGTGGGCGGCATCGTCACCGGGCTGATGCGGGGCAGCAGCCTCCAGGTGTCCGGTCCCGCCGCCGGGTTGACGGTCCTCGTCTTCGAGGCGGTCAAGGAGTTCGGGCTGCCGTCGCTCGGCGTGATCGTCCTGTCCTGCGGACTGCTCCAGATCCTCATGGGCGCGCTGCGGCTGGGCCGGTACTTCCGGGCGATCTCGGTCTCGGTCGTCGAGGGCATGCTGGCCGGGATCGGGCTGGTCCTGATCGCCGGCCAGCTGTACCCGGCACTCGCCGCCAAGGCCCCCGACTCGGGTCTCGGCAAGCTGGCGGGGCTGCCGGGGGCGCTCCTCGACGCCCTCGGCGACGGCGCCGCCCTGGCCTCCCTCGCGCTGTGCGCGGGCACCGTCGCGGTGCTGCTGCTGTGGCGGCTCGCACCGGCGCGGGTGCGCACGGTGCCCGGTCCGCTGGCCGCCGTGGGGCTCGCCACGGCGGCCGTGGCGGGTCTCGGACTGCCGGTGGCCACCGTGGAGGTGCGGGGGCTGCTGGACTCGGTCCAGCCGCCGCCGCTGAGCGCCTTCGGCGGCCTCGCGGGCGCCGGACTGCTCGGCACGATCGTCGCGTTCACGCTGATCGCGTCCGCCGAGTCGCTGTTCAGCGCGGCGGCGGTGGACCGGCTGCACGACGGGCCGCGCACCCGGTACGACCAGGAACTGGTCGCGCAGGGCGCGGGCAACACGCTGTGCGGGCTGCTGGGCGCGCTGCCGATGACCGCGGTGATCGTGCGCAGCGCGGCCAACGTCCAGGCGGGCGCCCGCACCAAGGCCTCCCGGGTGCTGCACGGCGTGTGGCTGCTCCTCTTCGCCGCCCTGCTGCCGGACGTCCTCGCCCTCATCCCGGTCCCGGCGCTCGCGGGCATCCTGATCCACTCGGGCGCCAAGCTGGTCCCGGCCCGGGCGCTGGCCGCGCTGTGGCGCGAACAGCGGGGCGAGGCCGTCGTCCTGACGGTCACCGCCCTGTCCATCGTGGCGGTCAGCATGTTCGAGGGGGTGCTGATCGGACTGGCGCTCGCGGTCGTCAAGACGGCCTGGGAGGCCTCGCACCTGCGGCTCGAGGTGGTCGACAAGGGCGCCGGCCCGATCGAGGCCCGGCTGTCGGGGAACGCGACCTTCCTGCGGCTGCCGAGGATCCTCGACAGCCTGGAGTCGCTGCCCCAGGACCGCCCGGTCCGGCTCGACCTCTCGGGGCTGCACCACCTGGACCACGCCTGCCGCACGGCCCTGGAGAACTGGGCGGCACGCCACAGCACACCGGGCACCGTCCCGGTCCAGGTCACGGCTCCGGCGCCACGCGCCGCCCCGGCGGGCACCCCGGCCGCCTGA
- a CDS encoding carbonic anhydrase encodes MQPLIDNARTFGQRPEEFAELAEGQSPQVLFITCSDSRVVPALITGARPGELFELRTAGNIVPPYASQHPTGEAATIEYAVEVLGVRDIVVCGHSHCGAVGALVRGDDLTAVPAVRDWLAQATPRPAGAAEDPEVAEAVQSHVLTQLLRLRSYPCIERRLARGGLGLHGWYYEVHTGAVRTHRARTDTFEAL; translated from the coding sequence ATGCAGCCCCTCATCGACAACGCCCGTACCTTCGGACAGCGCCCTGAGGAGTTCGCCGAGCTCGCAGAAGGCCAGTCCCCACAGGTCCTGTTCATCACCTGCTCCGATTCCCGGGTCGTCCCGGCCCTGATCACCGGCGCCCGCCCGGGCGAGCTCTTCGAGCTGCGCACCGCGGGCAACATCGTCCCCCCGTACGCCTCGCAGCACCCCACCGGCGAGGCCGCCACCATCGAGTACGCCGTGGAGGTGCTGGGCGTCCGCGACATCGTCGTCTGCGGCCACTCGCACTGCGGCGCCGTCGGCGCGCTGGTGCGCGGTGACGACCTGACCGCCGTGCCCGCCGTCCGCGACTGGCTGGCGCAGGCCACCCCGCGCCCGGCCGGCGCGGCCGAGGACCCGGAGGTCGCCGAAGCCGTCCAGAGCCATGTCCTGACCCAGCTGCTGCGGCTGCGCTCGTACCCGTGCATCGAGCGGAGGCTGGCGCGCGGCGGGCTCGGCCTGCACGGCTGGTACTACGAGGTGCACACCGGCGCCGTCCGGACGCACCGCGCGCGGACCGACACCTTCGAAGCCCTGTGA
- the zapE gene encoding cell division protein ZapE translates to MSCSLTRRLAWVTVSSSTTTPGSGPLTDAGPLSLCAREPHVPADRLVAEMVPPPRFDAVRFATYIPDPNQPSQTEAVTVLENFAAGLGGAHAVGGGRRGLFGFGRSRAPKTPAGPRGVYLDGGYGVGKTHLLASLWHATPAEPALKAFGTFVELTNLVGALGFQKTVQTLGGHRLLCIDEFELDDPGDTVLVSTLLGKLVESGVALAATSNTLPGKLGEGRFAAADFLREIQGLSAHFRALRIDGEDYRHRGLPEAPAPFTDEEVTKAAYATPGASLDDFPHLLEHLAKVHPSRYGALTDGLTAVCLTDVRPVPDQSTALRLVVLADRLYDREVPVLASGQPFDRLFSEEMLKGGYRKKYFRAISRLTALARDAKGLVDQ, encoded by the coding sequence ATGTCGTGCAGTCTGACACGGCGCTTAGCATGGGTAACCGTGTCGTCCTCCACCACCACCCCCGGTTCCGGCCCCCTGACCGACGCGGGCCCCCTGTCGCTGTGCGCCCGCGAGCCGCACGTGCCCGCGGACCGGCTGGTCGCCGAGATGGTGCCGCCGCCGCGCTTCGACGCGGTCCGCTTCGCCACGTACATCCCGGACCCGAACCAGCCCAGCCAGACCGAGGCCGTGACGGTCCTCGAGAACTTCGCGGCCGGACTCGGCGGGGCGCACGCCGTCGGCGGCGGCCGGCGCGGCCTCTTCGGGTTCGGCCGGTCCAGGGCACCGAAGACCCCGGCCGGTCCACGGGGCGTCTACCTGGACGGCGGCTACGGCGTCGGCAAGACCCACCTGCTCGCCTCCCTGTGGCACGCCACCCCGGCCGAGCCCGCGCTCAAGGCGTTCGGCACCTTCGTGGAGCTGACCAACCTGGTCGGCGCGCTGGGCTTCCAGAAGACCGTGCAGACCCTCGGCGGCCACCGCCTGCTCTGCATCGACGAGTTCGAGCTGGACGACCCGGGCGACACCGTGCTCGTCTCCACGCTGCTCGGCAAGCTGGTCGAGTCGGGCGTGGCGCTCGCCGCGACCTCCAACACGCTGCCGGGCAAGCTCGGCGAGGGCCGGTTCGCGGCCGCGGACTTCCTGCGCGAGATCCAGGGCCTGTCCGCGCACTTCCGCGCGCTGCGCATCGACGGCGAGGACTACCGCCACCGCGGCCTGCCCGAGGCCCCGGCGCCGTTCACCGACGAGGAGGTGACCAAGGCGGCGTACGCCACCCCGGGCGCCTCGCTGGACGACTTCCCGCACCTCCTGGAGCACCTCGCCAAGGTGCACCCGAGCCGCTACGGCGCCCTGACGGACGGGCTGACGGCGGTGTGCCTCACCGACGTGCGGCCGGTGCCCGACCAGTCGACGGCGCTGCGGCTCGTGGTGCTGGCGGACCGGCTCTACGACCGCGAGGTGCCGGTGCTCGCCTCGGGGCAGCCGTTCGACCGGCTGTTCAGCGAGGAGATGCTGAAGGGCGGCTACCGCAAGAAGTACTTCCGCGCGATATCCCGGCTCACCGCCCTCGCCCGCGACGCGAAGGGCCTCGTCGACCAGTAG
- a CDS encoding pyrimidine reductase family protein has protein sequence MRRLFPVTYETAAQAPGTGPEGREGGEVGAAAGARAAVPPGGPAGAGAGRDWSLAELAAAYAYPEPGAAVGGPRPWLRANMVSTLDGAAQHEGHSQPISNAADMRIFGTLRALADVIVVGAETVRQEGYRPARARAEFAAARTAAGQGRAPAIAIVTAGLELDFSLPLFTSPLVPTLLLTGAAAAPDRVAAAEKAGARVVVAGEGMGVDPARAVRALAELGHTRLLTEGGPRLLGQLVAADVLDELCLTVAPMLTAGDAQRIAGGPAVAVPRRFELVSLLEEDGFLFSRYRRS, from the coding sequence ATGCGACGCCTGTTCCCTGTGACCTATGAAACAGCAGCCCAGGCCCCCGGCACGGGTCCGGAGGGCCGGGAGGGCGGGGAGGTGGGCGCGGCGGCCGGTGCGCGGGCGGCGGTGCCGCCCGGCGGTCCCGCCGGCGCGGGGGCGGGCCGCGACTGGAGCCTCGCCGAGCTGGCCGCCGCCTACGCCTACCCCGAGCCCGGCGCCGCCGTCGGCGGCCCGCGGCCGTGGCTGCGGGCCAACATGGTCTCCACCCTCGACGGCGCGGCCCAGCACGAGGGGCACTCCCAGCCCATCTCCAACGCGGCCGACATGCGGATCTTCGGCACGCTGCGGGCGCTCGCCGATGTGATCGTGGTGGGTGCGGAAACGGTACGGCAGGAGGGCTACCGCCCCGCACGCGCGCGGGCCGAGTTCGCCGCGGCCCGGACGGCCGCGGGGCAGGGCCGGGCCCCCGCGATCGCGATCGTCACCGCCGGCCTGGAGCTGGACTTCTCGCTGCCGCTGTTCACCTCGCCCCTGGTGCCCACCCTGCTGCTGACCGGCGCCGCCGCGGCCCCGGACCGGGTCGCCGCGGCCGAGAAGGCCGGGGCGCGGGTGGTCGTCGCCGGGGAGGGCATGGGGGTCGACCCCGCGCGCGCGGTGCGGGCCCTGGCGGAACTCGGCCACACCCGGCTGCTCACCGAGGGCGGCCCCCGGCTGCTCGGCCAGCTGGTGGCCGCCGACGTGCTCGACGAGCTCTGCCTGACCGTCGCGCCGATGCTGACCGCGGGGGACGCGCAGCGCATCGCCGGGGGGCCGGCCGTCGCGGTCCCGCGCCGCTTCGAACTGGTGTCCCTGCTGGAAGAGGACGGTTTTCTGTTCAGTCGCTACCGTCGGTCCTGA